The following proteins are co-located in the Haloarcula rubripromontorii genome:
- a CDS encoding DUF5815 family protein: MAEPRVPGGRESELELACGELVDTHDLHLGMREFACDCGNTHAVVLDPHPLARFVPEFLTEVLHATIETNDDYDEFTTVHLMGVVMEEFPEKVVAADTSEDGSVGFSLAWVSDFDSRRLHEIVVELLVELMEHAISHAEDDDVMAEFEEQMLQFDVDAFVEQYRDERDFDGRSDTAI, encoded by the coding sequence ATGGCTGAACCGCGCGTGCCCGGCGGGCGCGAGTCCGAACTCGAACTGGCCTGTGGCGAGCTTGTCGACACGCATGACCTCCATCTGGGCATGCGGGAGTTCGCGTGTGACTGCGGAAACACGCATGCTGTCGTCCTCGACCCCCACCCGCTGGCCCGGTTCGTGCCGGAGTTTCTCACCGAGGTGCTACACGCAACCATCGAGACCAACGACGACTACGACGAGTTCACCACCGTTCACCTGATGGGTGTCGTGATGGAGGAGTTCCCCGAAAAGGTCGTCGCCGCCGACACCAGCGAAGACGGGTCGGTCGGGTTCTCGCTGGCGTGGGTAAGCGACTTCGACTCCCGTCGCCTGCACGAAATCGTCGTCGAGCTGCTCGTGGAACTGATGGAACACGCGATCAGCCACGCGGAGGACGACGACGTGATGGCGGAGTTCGAGGAGCAGATGCTCCAGTTCGACGTCGACGCGTTCGTCGAGCAGTACCGCGACGAGCGTGACTTCGACGGCCGGTCGGACACCGCTATCTGA
- a CDS encoding PAS domain S-box protein: MADAVRVLHVEDDPEFASMTAAFLTRTDDRFDVISATSANEGLTRLSEEPIDCVVSDFDMPGQDGIEFLESVRAVDDDLPFILFTGKGSEEVASEAISAGVTDYLQKQQGTDQYTILANRITNAVEQYRSQQALDASRKRLSLFIDKSPLGVIEWDESFEVAQVNEKGEEILQRDESALVGTGFETLVSDSSRDAVDETITALQEGSGGYYTVLDIETGDGEQIVCEWHNRIIRENGETVAIFSQFQEITERRRRQQRIEALHDTTRELMHAQSREDVAELVVETARDLLGLPLSAVFLADESADRLSPAAVTDQARVIIDEHPTFSGGDSLVWEVFDSGEQRVFDDISTHPDRYNPDTDVSSEILLPLGDHGVLVASSTDAAAFEDASVSLMRTLAANTEEALSRLDRQQELRTLTERHELALEGAELGVWDWNVKTDAVTFDERWADMLGYSLDELEPTVDTWDELIHPEDRERTYEALNAHLDGETEIYECDHRLRTATGEYRWIRDIGKVFERDENGDPVRAVGIHQDVTDHKERKQKLEDTSRKLQVILDTAPTYILMKDTDSRFLFINSAARDLYGIDDDESVVGMSDYDILPDHIAEQTHADDQRALEQKETVEVETVIPVDGTDRTHLTRKTPILDEDGEPYALCVVATDITDQKRREQELARLTDEYEAVFENTNDAIALVDIEGSADELTFRYVRTNEAYERQTGFDTNSLTGQTPVEAAGPDIGRRIADHYERCVSAGETITFEERDLHPAGVWETQVTPIFADGEITRLVVISRDISDRIEYREELERQNDRLEEFASIVSHDLRNPLGVLEGSLTLARDTGDDEQFDRCFRAIDRMKELIEDLLTLAQKGDTVSETEPLDLESTVRSCWQAVETDEASLEIPAESTIQADESRVRQLLENLINNAVTHGGSAVTVKIGDLDGSGFYVADDGDGISPEKHETVFESGYTTTDGGTGFGLAIVKEIAAAHDWSVSVTESDDGGARFEFRGVRQES; the protein is encoded by the coding sequence ATGGCCGATGCCGTACGTGTCCTCCACGTTGAGGACGACCCCGAGTTCGCGTCGATGACGGCGGCGTTTCTCACCCGTACCGACGACCGGTTCGACGTGATTTCGGCAACGTCGGCGAACGAGGGACTCACCCGGCTCAGCGAAGAACCAATCGACTGTGTCGTCTCTGATTTCGATATGCCCGGGCAGGACGGAATCGAATTTCTGGAATCGGTCCGGGCTGTCGATGACGACCTCCCGTTCATTCTCTTTACTGGGAAAGGCTCCGAGGAAGTGGCCAGTGAGGCGATTTCGGCCGGTGTGACTGACTATCTCCAGAAGCAGCAGGGCACTGACCAGTACACGATTCTCGCCAACCGCATCACTAACGCGGTCGAGCAGTACCGATCACAGCAAGCACTGGACGCGAGCCGGAAGCGACTCTCGCTGTTTATCGATAAGTCGCCGCTCGGCGTCATCGAATGGGACGAGAGCTTTGAGGTGGCACAGGTCAACGAGAAAGGTGAGGAAATCCTACAGCGAGACGAGTCAGCGCTCGTCGGTACTGGGTTTGAGACGCTTGTCTCGGACTCGTCGCGGGATGCGGTCGACGAGACGATCACGGCCCTGCAGGAAGGCAGCGGCGGCTACTACACGGTGCTCGATATCGAGACCGGCGACGGTGAGCAGATCGTCTGTGAGTGGCACAACCGCATCATCAGAGAGAACGGAGAGACTGTCGCGATATTCTCGCAGTTTCAGGAGATAACGGAGCGCCGGCGGCGACAGCAGCGTATCGAGGCGTTGCATGACACAACCCGAGAACTGATGCATGCCCAATCACGCGAGGATGTCGCCGAACTGGTCGTCGAAACCGCGCGCGACCTGCTCGGACTGCCGCTCAGCGCTGTCTTTCTCGCCGACGAGTCAGCCGACCGTCTCAGCCCGGCCGCAGTGACCGACCAGGCCCGGGTGATTATCGACGAGCACCCGACGTTTAGCGGGGGTGACAGTCTTGTCTGGGAGGTGTTCGACTCCGGTGAACAGCGCGTCTTCGACGATATCTCTACTCACCCTGACCGCTACAACCCCGACACCGACGTCAGCAGCGAGATACTGCTCCCGCTGGGCGACCACGGCGTGCTGGTCGCCAGTTCGACCGACGCTGCCGCGTTCGAGGACGCATCGGTCTCGCTGATGCGAACCCTCGCTGCGAACACCGAGGAAGCGCTTTCCAGACTCGACCGGCAGCAAGAACTCAGAACGCTAACCGAGCGGCACGAACTCGCGCTCGAAGGTGCCGAACTCGGCGTCTGGGACTGGAACGTCAAGACGGATGCGGTCACCTTCGACGAGCGGTGGGCCGACATGCTCGGGTACTCGCTGGACGAACTCGAACCCACGGTCGACACTTGGGACGAACTGATACACCCGGAGGACCGCGAGCGAACTTACGAGGCGCTGAACGCCCATCTCGACGGCGAGACGGAGATATACGAATGTGACCACCGGCTCAGGACGGCCACCGGTGAGTACCGGTGGATCCGCGACATCGGCAAGGTTTTCGAACGCGACGAGAACGGCGACCCGGTCCGTGCGGTGGGGATCCATCAGGACGTGACCGACCACAAAGAGCGGAAACAGAAACTCGAAGACACGAGTCGCAAACTGCAGGTCATTCTCGACACAGCGCCGACCTACATCCTGATGAAAGACACCGATAGTCGATTTCTCTTCATCAACAGCGCGGCCCGTGACCTCTACGGAATCGACGACGACGAGTCCGTCGTCGGGATGTCCGATTACGATATTCTTCCGGACCACATCGCGGAGCAGACCCACGCCGACGACCAGCGCGCCCTCGAACAGAAAGAGACCGTCGAAGTCGAAACGGTGATTCCTGTCGACGGGACAGATCGGACGCATCTGACGCGGAAGACCCCGATACTCGACGAGGACGGCGAGCCGTACGCCCTCTGTGTCGTTGCGACCGACATCACCGACCAGAAACGGCGCGAACAGGAGCTGGCCCGACTCACTGACGAGTACGAGGCGGTGTTCGAGAACACGAACGACGCTATCGCGCTTGTCGACATAGAGGGGTCAGCTGACGAGCTGACGTTCCGCTACGTCCGGACGAACGAGGCCTACGAACGACAGACCGGATTCGACACCAACTCGCTGACCGGGCAGACCCCGGTCGAGGCTGCCGGCCCGGACATCGGTCGGCGAATCGCTGACCACTACGAGCGGTGTGTCTCGGCCGGTGAAACTATTACCTTCGAGGAGCGGGACCTCCACCCCGCCGGCGTCTGGGAAACACAGGTAACACCAATCTTCGCTGACGGAGAGATAACCCGCCTCGTCGTCATTTCACGAGATATCTCCGACCGGATCGAGTACCGCGAAGAACTGGAGCGACAGAACGACCGGCTCGAAGAGTTCGCGAGCATCGTCAGTCACGACCTCCGGAACCCGCTCGGCGTCCTCGAAGGTTCGCTCACCCTTGCCAGAGACACCGGCGACGACGAGCAGTTCGACCGCTGTTTCCGCGCAATCGACCGCATGAAGGAACTCATCGAGGACCTGCTAACCCTGGCCCAGAAGGGAGATACAGTGTCGGAGACGGAGCCGCTTGACCTCGAATCGACTGTGCGGTCCTGCTGGCAGGCCGTCGAGACTGACGAAGCTAGCCTCGAAATCCCGGCTGAAAGCACGATCCAAGCAGACGAGAGCCGCGTTCGCCAACTCCTCGAAAACCTCATCAACAACGCCGTGACACACGGCGGCTCGGCCGTCACTGTCAAAATCGGTGACCTCGATGGCTCAGGGTTTTATGTTGCCGATGATGGCGATGGTATCTCGCCAGAAAAACACGAAACGGTGTTTGAGAGCGGCTACACCACCACTGACGGTGGCACCGGGTTCGGGCTCGCTATCGTTAAGGAGATCGCGGCGGCACACGACTGGTCGGTGTCCGTGACCGAGAGCGACGACGGCGGCGCACGGTTCGAGTTCAGAGGCGTCAGACAGGAGTCATAG
- a CDS encoding mechanosensitive ion channel family protein — protein MQFPPGLDIDIASTYGQLATDGAQFLAVAALLYAIGRLIAVPVARWLLTRMETNKTVASALASAVHLLSVVVAVVIGASVAGFQGALAGSTLLAAGITLAVGLAAQDVLGNFVAGAFIVTDPDLNVGDVIAWNGMQGTVVDIDLRVTRIRTPDNERIIVPNTALATSAVTNQTSTGPVGISYQFGIGYEDDIETVQAIIENAARDLDHVSEKPAPTVRVTDLASTAIILTGRIWIPNERRNRLASVRAAFIRQVTEDCHAEGIDLSETNRHELSGDIGVHDSAGPTRERSE, from the coding sequence ATGCAGTTCCCGCCGGGTCTAGACATCGACATCGCCTCGACGTACGGCCAACTCGCGACCGACGGGGCGCAGTTCCTCGCCGTCGCGGCGCTCCTCTACGCCATCGGCCGGCTGATCGCCGTGCCGGTGGCCCGATGGCTGCTGACACGGATGGAGACTAACAAGACAGTTGCCAGTGCGCTGGCCAGCGCCGTCCACCTGCTGTCGGTCGTCGTTGCGGTGGTAATCGGTGCTAGCGTTGCGGGCTTTCAGGGCGCGCTTGCGGGGTCGACCCTGCTGGCGGCAGGCATTACACTGGCAGTGGGCCTGGCGGCACAGGACGTGCTCGGGAACTTCGTCGCCGGCGCGTTCATCGTGACTGACCCGGACCTGAACGTCGGTGACGTCATCGCCTGGAACGGGATGCAGGGGACGGTGGTCGATATCGACCTGCGTGTGACCCGGATTCGGACGCCGGACAACGAACGTATCATCGTCCCGAACACGGCACTGGCAACGAGCGCGGTGACGAACCAGACATCGACCGGCCCCGTCGGGATTTCTTACCAGTTCGGTATCGGCTACGAGGACGATATCGAAACGGTACAGGCCATCATCGAAAACGCCGCCCGCGACCTCGACCACGTCTCGGAGAAGCCGGCCCCGACAGTCAGGGTCACAGACCTCGCGTCGACGGCGATTATCCTGACAGGCCGGATCTGGATTCCCAACGAACGGCGGAACCGACTCGCGTCAGTCAGGGCCGCGTTTATCCGGCAGGTGACGGAGGACTGCCACGCGGAGGGCATCGACCTCAGCGAAACGAACCGGCACGAACTCTCCGGCGACATCGGCGTCCACGACAGCGCTGGGCCGACGCGCGAGCGATCCGAATAG
- the carA gene encoding glutamine-hydrolyzing carbamoyl-phosphate synthase small subunit, with protein MADAYVAIEGDRVIEARARAPGTARGELVFTTAYTGYEESLTDPSYEEQVLTFSYPLIGNYGVREERFESDRVHPRAAVAREMTDDVAEWLESEGVPAVDHLDTRDIVTEIRDEGAMKCGIAAGPDVTEQDALDELHECKHMSDHTDIGAQVSVDEVTVHNEGGDGATVALVDCGAKGSITESLVERDAEVHVFPYDASEDDVAAIDPDLLFISNGPGDPENFEQAGELVETYVGDVPLAGICLGQQVVANALGGETEKMEFGHRGVNQPVRDLRSNQVVMTTQNHGYTVADPGDKLDVTQVNVNDDTPEGLENDDLNIITRQYHPEANPGPHDSLGFFDDVLGMAGE; from the coding sequence ATGGCTGACGCATACGTGGCAATCGAAGGCGACCGCGTCATCGAGGCGCGCGCTCGCGCTCCGGGGACGGCCCGCGGCGAACTGGTCTTTACAACAGCGTACACCGGGTACGAGGAGAGTCTCACCGATCCGTCCTACGAGGAGCAGGTCCTGACGTTCTCCTATCCGCTCATCGGGAACTACGGCGTCCGAGAGGAGCGCTTCGAGTCCGACCGCGTCCACCCGCGCGCGGCAGTCGCCCGCGAGATGACCGACGACGTGGCCGAGTGGCTGGAATCCGAGGGCGTGCCCGCCGTCGACCACCTCGACACGCGCGACATCGTGACCGAAATCCGCGACGAAGGGGCGATGAAATGCGGTATCGCCGCCGGTCCGGACGTGACTGAGCAGGACGCGCTCGACGAACTCCACGAGTGCAAGCACATGTCCGACCACACCGATATCGGCGCGCAGGTCTCCGTCGACGAGGTGACGGTCCACAACGAGGGCGGCGACGGCGCGACGGTCGCGCTGGTCGACTGCGGTGCGAAGGGGTCCATCACCGAGTCGCTTGTCGAACGCGACGCCGAGGTTCACGTCTTCCCGTACGACGCCAGCGAAGACGACGTAGCGGCTATCGACCCGGACCTGCTGTTCATCTCGAACGGCCCCGGCGACCCCGAGAACTTCGAGCAGGCCGGCGAACTCGTCGAGACCTACGTCGGCGACGTGCCGCTTGCCGGCATCTGTCTCGGCCAGCAGGTCGTCGCCAACGCCCTGGGCGGCGAAACCGAGAAGATGGAGTTCGGCCACCGCGGCGTCAATCAGCCGGTCCGTGATCTGCGCTCCAATCAGGTCGTGATGACGACCCAGAACCACGGCTACACCGTCGCCGACCCCGGCGACAAGCTCGACGTGACCCAGGTCAACGTCAACGACGACACGCCGGAAGGGCTGGAAAACGACGACCTGAACATCATCACGCGGCAGTACCACCCCGAGGCCAACCCCGGCCCGCACGATTCGCTCGGCTTCTTCGATGATGTGCTGGGGATGGCGGGGGAGTAG
- a CDS encoding AI-2E family transporter, with translation MDEKRFVVALFGLAVAVVVSVLAYQFIAALTVSVFLYYSTRRYYSSLRRLRLPARVRAVVVMASLAIPLLLLVSYAAVLLVIEARQFVIQYALVDVAATHISWLDGAESVPDLTVEGLYSAYQSGQLTPFVDFLSENAMVLTSVASQFVLNLFITTIVTYYLLVDGRRIREWLLRFDDGAIIREYLEAVDEELEAVLFGNLLNVLAISLIAIAAFTGYNVVAPAAVEVPYPTLAGALTGIASLIPVVGMKIIYLPLTGITALPVALDGQSSLLVYVLGFLLVAVVVVDTIPDLLLRPLLSGESTHVGLLMLAYTLGPVVLGFYGLFFAPILLVVGMTFANTALPRLLGASEPDGIHPDQLRLEDFS, from the coding sequence ATGGACGAGAAGCGATTCGTCGTCGCCCTCTTTGGTCTCGCTGTTGCGGTGGTGGTCAGTGTCCTCGCATATCAGTTCATCGCGGCGTTGACTGTCTCCGTGTTCCTCTATTATTCGACGCGACGGTACTACAGTTCCTTGCGCAGGCTCCGCCTTCCGGCGCGGGTGCGTGCGGTCGTCGTCATGGCTTCGTTGGCGATCCCCCTCCTGTTGCTCGTGAGCTATGCGGCTGTCCTCCTCGTTATCGAAGCCCGACAGTTCGTGATCCAGTACGCGCTCGTCGACGTGGCCGCAACGCACATCAGTTGGTTAGACGGGGCAGAGTCTGTGCCGGACCTCACCGTCGAGGGGCTGTATAGCGCCTATCAGTCGGGACAGCTCACGCCGTTCGTTGATTTCCTCAGCGAAAACGCGATGGTGCTTACGTCGGTCGCCTCCCAGTTCGTCCTCAATCTGTTCATCACGACCATCGTCACGTACTACCTGCTGGTAGACGGGCGGCGTATCCGCGAGTGGCTGCTCCGGTTTGACGACGGGGCCATCATCCGTGAGTACCTCGAAGCTGTCGACGAGGAACTGGAAGCGGTGCTGTTCGGCAATCTCCTGAACGTGTTGGCGATTTCGCTTATCGCTATCGCTGCATTCACCGGCTATAACGTCGTCGCGCCGGCGGCTGTCGAGGTCCCGTATCCGACACTCGCCGGCGCGCTGACCGGTATCGCGAGCTTGATTCCCGTCGTCGGGATGAAAATAATCTACCTCCCGCTGACCGGTATCACCGCACTCCCGGTGGCCCTTGACGGTCAGTCTTCGCTGCTTGTGTACGTCCTTGGGTTCCTCCTCGTCGCAGTGGTCGTCGTCGACACGATTCCGGACCTGCTGCTCCGGCCACTTCTCAGCGGCGAGAGTACGCACGTCGGGCTTCTGATGCTGGCGTACACGCTGGGACCGGTCGTGCTGGGGTTCTACGGGCTCTTCTTTGCCCCCATACTGCTTGTCGTCGGCATGACGTTCGCGAACACGGCACTACCGCGTTTACTCGGTGCGAGCGAACCGGACGGTATCCACCCCGACCAGTTGCGACTGGAAGACTTCAGCTAG
- a CDS encoding Lrp/AsnC family transcriptional regulator: protein MDDLDREILSILRRDARTPYTEIADRVGTSEGTVRNRVERLVDDGVIERFTVATRTGNVKAMIEVSVDVNVDTAEVSDRIADWQEVDFVWQVSGEEDIVVVVDAADTDAVNGLITQARELEEVVGTKTRLILNERVG from the coding sequence ATGGACGACCTCGACAGAGAGATACTTTCGATACTCCGCCGGGACGCCCGAACCCCGTATACGGAAATCGCGGACCGGGTCGGCACGTCGGAAGGGACCGTGCGAAACCGCGTCGAACGACTGGTCGACGACGGCGTTATCGAACGTTTCACCGTTGCGACGCGGACCGGCAACGTGAAAGCGATGATCGAGGTTAGCGTCGACGTAAACGTCGACACGGCCGAGGTCTCGGACCGTATCGCCGATTGGCAGGAGGTAGATTTTGTCTGGCAAGTCTCCGGCGAGGAGGATATCGTCGTCGTCGTTGACGCTGCTGATACCGACGCCGTTAACGGGCTCATCACGCAGGCGCGCGAGCTGGAGGAGGTTGTGGGGACGAAGACGAGGTTGATTTTAAACGAGCGCGTCGGGTGA
- the carB gene encoding carbamoyl-phosphate synthase large subunit: MTADEDRTILLIGSGPIKIGQAAEFDYSGAQACRALQEEGARVVLVNSNPATIMTDPEMADKVYLEPINTEAISEIIRKEDPDGVIAGLGGQTGLNVTAELAEEGVLDEYDVDVMGTPLDTIYATEDRDLFKQRMEDIGEPVPRSTTITLDEGESVTDLDEESLVDRVEAAVDEVGGLPVIARTTYTLGGSGSGVVDEMDELIERVRKGLRLSRNNEVLITESISGWVELEYEVMRDADDSCIIICNMENIDPMGIHTGESTVVTPSQVIPDEGHQEMRDSALKVIRDLGIQGGCNIQFAWHDDGTPGGEYRVVEVNPRVSRSSALASKATGYPIARVTAKVALGKRLHEIENEITGETTAAFEPAIDYVVTKVPRWPIDKFQDTEFELSTAMKSTGEAMSIGRTFPESLLKALRSSEYNPAADFDEIDDAELETEYLEKPTPDRPYAMFEAFCRGYTVDEVVDITDIKEWYVERFKEVADAAAAARDGDYETAAQAGFTDQEITALAGGEFNDTHVSWLPADLDEDGGDEPEVEAATDGSGVTVDTVETDTTDRDFKLVDTCAGEFEATTPYYYSTRDPLSGIDRNELQIDPDLESVVVVGGGPIRIGQGVEFDYCSVHAVRALEELGIDAHVVNNNPETVSTDYDTSDGLFFEPVTAEEVADVIEATNADGVMVQFGGQTSVDIGHPLEQELKRRDLDCEIMGTSVDAMDLAEDRDRFNKLMAELGISQAEGGSATSKEEALDLAHDIGYPVLVRPSYVLGGRAMDVVYNDEDLETYIEEAVRVSPDKPILVDEFLADAVELDVDAVADEDDVLIGGVMEHVETAGIHSGDSACMIPPRSQEIKDVMPRIREVVEDIADALDTVGLLNVQLAVRDGEVFVLEANPRSSRTVPFISKTAGVPIAKIAAKVMSGASLSDLDVEEQIPEQVSVKEVVLPFDRLPGSDPRLGPEMKSTGEVMGTAGSFGKAYQKAQMAVGKAIPLEGTAIVDLPILGFEEHFDVQDFDDYEDTDAIIDAIQSGEVDLVLSRNRDVLEACVEETVTYFSTHESAEAALEAINSADQPLAVQAIDERPKTQREWGAE, encoded by the coding sequence ATGACAGCGGACGAGGACCGTACAATCCTGCTCATCGGCAGCGGCCCGATCAAGATCGGACAGGCGGCCGAGTTCGATTACTCCGGCGCACAGGCGTGTCGCGCCCTTCAAGAAGAGGGTGCCCGCGTCGTGCTCGTGAACTCGAACCCGGCGACGATTATGACTGACCCGGAGATGGCGGACAAGGTGTATCTCGAACCCATCAACACCGAGGCGATTTCTGAGATTATCCGGAAGGAAGACCCCGACGGCGTCATCGCCGGTCTTGGCGGCCAGACCGGCCTGAACGTCACGGCCGAACTCGCTGAGGAAGGTGTCCTCGACGAGTACGACGTGGACGTGATGGGGACGCCACTGGACACCATCTACGCGACGGAGGACCGCGACCTGTTCAAACAGCGGATGGAAGACATCGGCGAACCGGTGCCGCGTTCGACGACCATCACGCTCGACGAGGGCGAGTCGGTCACTGACTTAGACGAGGAATCGCTCGTGGACCGCGTCGAAGCAGCCGTCGACGAGGTCGGCGGGCTCCCGGTCATCGCACGCACGACGTACACGCTGGGTGGCTCCGGCTCCGGCGTCGTCGACGAGATGGACGAACTCATCGAACGCGTCCGGAAGGGTCTGCGCCTCTCGCGCAACAACGAGGTCCTCATCACAGAGTCAATCTCCGGCTGGGTCGAACTCGAATACGAGGTGATGCGCGACGCCGACGACTCGTGTATCATCATCTGCAACATGGAGAACATCGACCCGATGGGCATCCACACCGGGGAGTCCACCGTCGTCACGCCCTCGCAGGTCATCCCCGACGAGGGCCACCAGGAGATGCGCGACTCCGCGCTGAAGGTCATCCGCGACCTCGGCATCCAGGGCGGCTGTAACATCCAGTTCGCCTGGCACGACGACGGCACGCCGGGCGGCGAGTACCGCGTGGTCGAAGTGAACCCGCGCGTCTCCCGGTCCTCGGCGCTGGCCTCGAAGGCGACCGGCTACCCCATCGCCCGTGTCACCGCGAAGGTCGCGCTCGGCAAGCGCCTCCACGAAATCGAGAACGAAATCACCGGCGAGACGACCGCCGCCTTCGAGCCGGCTATCGACTACGTCGTGACGAAGGTCCCGCGGTGGCCCATCGACAAGTTCCAGGACACCGAGTTCGAGCTCTCGACGGCGATGAAATCGACCGGCGAGGCGATGTCCATCGGGCGGACCTTCCCCGAGAGCCTGCTGAAGGCGCTCCGGTCCTCGGAGTACAACCCGGCCGCCGACTTCGACGAAATCGACGACGCGGAACTGGAGACGGAGTACCTCGAAAAGCCGACGCCGGACCGCCCCTACGCGATGTTCGAGGCGTTCTGCCGCGGCTACACCGTCGACGAGGTTGTCGACATCACCGACATCAAGGAGTGGTACGTCGAGCGGTTCAAGGAGGTCGCCGACGCCGCCGCGGCCGCCCGCGATGGCGACTACGAGACGGCCGCACAGGCCGGCTTCACCGACCAGGAGATTACCGCGCTGGCCGGCGGCGAGTTCAACGACACACACGTCTCCTGGCTCCCGGCTGATCTGGACGAGGACGGCGGCGACGAGCCGGAGGTCGAAGCGGCAACAGACGGGTCCGGTGTGACTGTCGACACTGTTGAGACCGACACCACCGACCGCGACTTCAAGCTCGTCGACACCTGTGCCGGCGAGTTCGAGGCGACGACGCCGTACTACTACTCGACGCGGGACCCGCTGTCGGGTATCGACCGCAACGAACTCCAGATCGACCCCGACCTTGAGAGCGTCGTGGTCGTCGGCGGCGGCCCCATCCGCATCGGGCAGGGCGTGGAGTTCGACTACTGCTCGGTTCACGCCGTCCGCGCGCTGGAGGAACTGGGTATCGACGCCCACGTCGTCAACAACAACCCCGAGACGGTGTCGACCGACTACGACACCTCCGACGGCCTGTTCTTCGAGCCGGTCACCGCCGAGGAGGTCGCCGACGTCATCGAGGCGACCAACGCCGACGGCGTGATGGTCCAGTTCGGCGGCCAGACCTCCGTCGACATCGGCCACCCGCTCGAACAGGAGCTCAAGCGCCGCGACCTCGACTGTGAGATCATGGGCACGTCCGTCGACGCGATGGACCTCGCCGAGGACCGCGACCGCTTCAACAAGCTGATGGCCGAACTCGGCATCTCTCAGGCCGAGGGTGGCTCCGCGACCTCGAAGGAGGAGGCGCTGGACCTGGCCCACGACATCGGCTATCCCGTCCTCGTGCGCCCGAGCTACGTGCTCGGCGGCCGCGCGATGGACGTGGTGTACAACGACGAGGACCTCGAAACGTACATCGAAGAGGCTGTCCGCGTCAGCCCGGACAAGCCGATTCTCGTCGACGAGTTCCTCGCCGACGCCGTCGAACTGGACGTCGACGCCGTGGCCGACGAGGACGATGTCCTCATCGGCGGCGTGATGGAACACGTCGAGACGGCGGGCATCCACTCGGGCGACTCCGCCTGTATGATTCCGCCCCGCTCCCAGGAAATCAAGGACGTGATGCCCCGTATCCGCGAGGTCGTCGAGGACATTGCCGACGCGCTCGACACGGTCGGCCTGTTGAACGTCCAGCTGGCGGTGCGTGACGGCGAGGTGTTCGTCCTCGAAGCGAACCCGCGCTCGTCCCGGACCGTCCCGTTCATCTCCAAGACCGCCGGCGTCCCGATAGCCAAAATCGCCGCGAAGGTGATGTCCGGCGCGTCGCTGTCCGACCTCGACGTAGAGGAGCAGATTCCCGAGCAGGTCTCTGTCAAGGAGGTCGTCCTGCCGTTCGACCGCCTGCCGGGTTCGGACCCGCGCCTCGGTCCGGAGATGAAATCCACCGGCGAGGTCATGGGCACGGCTGGCTCATTCGGCAAGGCCTACCAGAAGGCCCAGATGGCCGTGGGTAAGGCAATCCCGCTTGAGGGGACAGCCATCGTCGACCTGCCGATTCTCGGCTTCGAGGAGCACTTCGACGTGCAGGACTTCGACGACTACGAGGATACCGACGCCATCATCGACGCCATCCAGAGCGGTGAGGTCGACCTCGTCCTCTCCCGCAACCGCGACGTGCTGGAAGCCTGTGTCGAGGAGACGGTGACGTACTTCTCGACCCACGAGAGCGCCGAGGCGGCGCTTGAAGCGATCAACTCCGCCGACCAGCCACTCGCTGTGCAGGCCATTGACGAGCGGCCAAAGACCCAGCGCGAGTGGGGCGCTGAGTAA